Within Anopheles nili chromosome 3, idAnoNiliSN_F5_01, whole genome shotgun sequence, the genomic segment TACGACATGCCGActcaaacgaagcaaaacgaaaagaaaatccggAACATCAATCAACTTTCGACGCaatatttgctgttttttggAAATACCCTAATAAGGTAAGCTAAACTATCATTTTTCTAACCTCATCGTATGCGTTGTTCATGctgtgaattgaaaaaaagtcGAACGTGCGTGAAAGAGCTGCAATCGAACGAATAGTTAGCATGATGTAACAATAAAGGGCATGTTTTCCGGAAGACGACACAAGTCAACCCGGACTCCAGGCAGCTTCTGGAAGCAAGCCGCGAAGTCAATTGTGATAGAATTATGAGATCACTAATTCCGGTCCGATCTGTTTCAGATTGCCTGGACAGTGTGCCCGGAACTGAATGCAAACAGGTGCTGGTGTTCGCTGAATTTGCCTCGACTCGAGAAGACGCGCATAAACCAATATCTCTCATAACCATGACTGAACCGATAGTACTCATCATGTCGGCGGACGAAACCGTCAAGCCGGAGAGCGTAATTGAATTAATACGCAAGGCAACGAACGAACAGGACGCAATAGTCCTCAGTAGTGATGCTCCGGAATCGATCGGCTACCCCTACGTAATTAGCAATAAGTACTACACAAAAACACTGATCCTGTACGCACACGGTTCCGCCGATCTGGCCACAGTGTCCAGTGCAATTTTGAATCGGACGGAAGCGTTGTTTGTCTACTTCAACGCAAAAGACCGTACCTTCCTCGAGCGTATTCCGCTGTATGCAGATTTCGCACAGTCACGCCCGATCGAGTTAGCTGTTCTGCTTTGCTCGTCGCTGCCAGAAAGCAGCACCGATGGCATCACATACAGTGAGGCGAAACACTACAACGCCCTGCTGGACGTGATCGAGCTCGAGCCGGCCAGAGAGAACGATGAGGAGGAGGATGACGATGGGCAAGCGGTTGGGGTGGAAGAACTCATCCAGACGATGCATAACTTTGTGTGGTCGGACATGAACGTAAACGAGGAACCCGAACGCTCCCCGACACCCCCGCCGCAGGATCTCGTTAGCTCCCTGCTCTCGGCTAACCGGGACGATCCGAACGGACCGTTCACGGAGGAGGAAGAGCGAATAATCGAATCCGAGCTGCGAGGGTTCCAGCGGATCTTGACGGAAGTGATAAACTTCCAACCGAACACCTCCAACTGGACCCGCAATCAGCGGCTAACGTTCGCCGAGGAAGTAGCAGAGATGTTCGACAACCTGGTCGAGGAGGACGATATGGGCCCGTACGGTGTGAGCCGATTCGAGGGTGAACCGCCCCGGTTCGATGGCTTGCACCGATTCGGGGGCGATCCGAATCGATTTGATGATGAACAGCTTTAAAGCGAAGCGTCACCGAGTCACCTTCTACTACCCATCTGGCCATCTGACATAGGACGGCGGGCGTACTTTTCCAACAGGGCCCATCCATCGGCACCGTCTGCAGTTTCTTCTGGCTCTCATGCCACCTtaagcctctctctctctctgtctgtgaCTGATTGGTCGTTTCGTGTGGAGTGGAGTGTTTCTCAAAGATCATCAACCTGCAGGCGGCTCAGGCAATATAGGAAGCTTGATCAAAGCCAGGCATTTCAATTTATTGGACTTTTATGACCCATTTGTCGTTCTTATTCATCACTCATTTATTAGACCGGCGGTCTACCTAGCGTTTAattgtcgttgtcgtttgtCCTGAACCAGTATCAACGCCTGTGTTGCAGTTGGAGTTCGATTAACTTTGAATCTGTAAAAGCTAACACAGGATAGTTATATATATAAGTTGACGTATTCACACATATTCTTATACATAAAGCTACCATTTGTTCTTTTCACCTCTGTTGTACCTCGATTGTTTCTAAACGCTATCCGATGGGAACATTTCGCATTTCAGCCGTAACGCGATGTTGTTCAAAAGCATCCCGCGGTTGTTCCACGTGACCGGCATCCGGTTGTACGCCACTGCGGAGAAGAGTGCACTGGCTTCGCTTCGCAAAAAGACCGGCTACACATTCGCCAACTGCAAGAAAGCACTCGAGCTGCACAACAACGACCTGGCGAAGGCGGAACTGTGGCTTaaggagcaagcgcaagcgaTGGGTTGGTCAAAGGCTACGAAACTCGAGGGACGCAATACGGCACAAGGGCTGATCGGGGTGCTAGTTC encodes:
- the LOC128722486 gene encoding alpha- and gamma-adaptin-binding protein p34-like: MTEPIVLIMSADETVKPESVIELIRKATNEQDAIVLSSDAPESIGYPYVISNKYYTKTLILYAHGSADLATVSSAILNRTEALFVYFNAKDRTFLERIPLYADFAQSRPIELAVLLCSSLPESSTDGITYSEAKHYNALLDVIELEPARENDEEEDDDGQAVGVEELIQTMHNFVWSDMNVNEEPERSPTPPPQDLVSSLLSANRDDPNGPFTEEEERIIESELRGFQRILTEVINFQPNTSNWTRNQRLTFAEEVAEMFDNLVEEDDMGPYGVSRFEGEPPRFDGLHRFGGDPNRFDDEQL